The Tissierellales bacterium region GTATATGTGAAGTAAATAACAAACTTCAAAAATTGTGAGTCCATTAACAAATCTTGCATTTTTAGTAATGTTTTTATATAATCATGTTGATGGCTATTTAAAATTTAGAAAGGAGTGTGTGTTATGGGACAAAAAAAGACTCCACTTTTTGATGAGCATGCTAAACTTGGAGGTAAAATTGTTGATTTTGCAGGATGGGCTCTTCCTGTACAATATGAAGGGCTAATTGCGGAACATGAGGCAGTTCGTACAAAGGCTGGTATTTTTGACGTATCACATATGGGAGAAGTTATGGTTAAAGGTGAAGAGGCACTAGATTATTTACAGTACTTACTTACTAATGACATTAGTAAGCTAGAGGATAACCAAATACTCTATACATTTATGTGTTATCCAGATGGAGGAGTAGTAGACGACTTTCTAGTTTATAAATACTCCGATGAAGAATACTTATTAGTTGTGAATGCGGCAAATACTGATAAAGACTTTAAATGGATGATTGACAACAAAAAAGATTTCAATATTATTATTGAAAACATTTCTGACAGCATTGGTGAAGTAGCTATTCAAGGGCCTAATTCAGAGAAAATATTGCAAAAGTTAACAGACACAGATTTATCTAAGTTAAAACCATTTAGAATTGTTAGAAATGTAAAAATTGCAGGTGTAGAAGCTATGGTTTCTAGAAATGGTTATACTGGAGAAGATGGCTTCGAAATTTATACTGATAAAGACGATATAGTAGAAGTATGGAGAAAACTTCTAGAAGTAGGAGAAGAAGATGGCTTAGTGCCTGCAGGATTAGGGGCAAGAGATACATTAAGATTTGAAGCCGGTCTTCCGCTATATGGTAATGAAATATCCAAAGATATAACTCCATTAGAAGGCTCCTTAGGTTTCTTTGTTAAATTAAATAAGGAAGAGGATTTCATAGGAAAAGAAGCTTTGAAAAAGCAAAAAGAAGAAGGCTTAACTAGAAAAGTAGTTGGATTTGAGCTTAAGGGTAGAGGTATACCAAGAGAAGGCTATGAAGTTCAAAAAG contains the following coding sequences:
- the gcvT gene encoding glycine cleavage system aminomethyltransferase GcvT codes for the protein MGQKKTPLFDEHAKLGGKIVDFAGWALPVQYEGLIAEHEAVRTKAGIFDVSHMGEVMVKGEEALDYLQYLLTNDISKLEDNQILYTFMCYPDGGVVDDFLVYKYSDEEYLLVVNAANTDKDFKWMIDNKKDFNIIIENISDSIGEVAIQGPNSEKILQKLTDTDLSKLKPFRIVRNVKIAGVEAMVSRNGYTGEDGFEIYTDKDDIVEVWRKLLEVGEEDGLVPAGLGARDTLRFEAGLPLYGNEISKDITPLEGSLGFFVKLNKEEDFIGKEALKKQKEEGLTRKVVGFELKGRGIPREGYEVQKDGKKIGHVTTGYRTPTLKKSIGMALIDIDETEKGNTVDIMVRKRPVEAEIINKSFYKR